The following coding sequences lie in one Apium graveolens cultivar Ventura chromosome 1, ASM990537v1, whole genome shotgun sequence genomic window:
- the LOC141665740 gene encoding cationic amino acid transporter 1-like isoform X1, which produces MTTFWRRRGCSCSKETFLPEEPFKSWGNYVSALKATPSRFVDRVYTRSANQAELEAKARSHNEMKKTLSWWDLMWFGMGAVIGAKIFVLTRLEARDHVDPCVVLSYIVYGISALLSVFCYTKSAVEIPVAGGSFAYLRVELGEFVAFIAAGNIILEYIIGGAAVTRSWTSYLATLCNQDLDDFRIYASALADDYNHLDPVAIGIIIIVCLFTVFSTKGSSRLNYIASCVHVII; this is translated from the exons ATGACAACGTTTTGGAG GAGAAGAGGGTGTTCGTGTTCAAAGGAAACTTTTCTTCCAGAGGAGCCATTTAAGAGCTGGGGAAACTATGTAAGTGCCCTGAAGGCGACTCCCTCTCGGTTCGTGGATCGGGTATACACTCGATCAGCTAACCAGGCTGAGTTGGAGGCCAAAGCTCGGAGCCACAACGAGATGAAGAAGACTCTGTCGTGGTGGGATCTAATGTGGTTTGGAATGGGAGCAGTGATTGGAGCTAAAATATTTGTTCTTACCAGGTTAGAAGCGCGTGATCATGTTGATCCTTGTGTTGTTCTCTCCTATATCGTCTATGGGATCTCTGCTTTGCTATCTGTATTTTGCTACACTAAGTCTGCTGTGGAAATCCCGGTTGCAG GTGGCTCATTTGCCTACCTAAGAGTAGAACTCGGTGAGTTTGTGGCCTTTATTGCTGCTGGAAACATAATTCTTGAGTACATAATTGGCGGTGCAGCGGTAACTCGATCATGGACATCCTACCTAGCCACCCTTTGCAACCAAGACCTGGATGATTTTCGTATTTATGCTAGTGCGCTTGCAGATGACTACAATCATCTTGACCCTGTAGCTATTGGCATAATCATAATCGTTTGTCTGTTTACAGTTTTTAGCACCAAAGGGTCATCTCGTTTAAACTACATTGCCTCATGTGTCCACGTAATCATTTAA